One Rhizoctonia solani chromosome 1, complete sequence DNA window includes the following coding sequences:
- a CDS encoding carbohydrate esterase family 10 protein: protein MDEVPPECIASELKRSRMHVKPYPIVYQNMDRNMGDVSDIPLANDGERVILNLHDWVAHPEDFTANIPRVFIEYGGPAVTRVLSVDYRISASHPYPVAAPFPTAIIDGLAGYVYLTRRLGFKPQNVIICGDSAGGNLALGLVRYLRDSHELGLGMPGGLILISPWVDIVATDSRAPGNHVARNQKSDYIQPSTSHYPSGVYAYLSYLGRLTAEDTRKNVYLSPASFELDPAVVPGMFARFPRTYIVGGDGEIFMDALRLLHQRMISDVGKELVVYDEVPDATHDFLAFPLWEPERSNAFKRLADWIQKL from the exons ATGGATGAGGTCCCTCCAGAATGTATCGCTAGCGAATTGAAAAGGTCGCGGATGCATGTCAAGCCATATCCCATCGTATACCAGAATATGGATCGGAATATGGGGGACGTATCTGATATCCCCCTCGCGAATGACGGGGAGAGGGTAATCCTGAACCTGCATG ACTGGGTCGCTCACCCTGAGGACTTCACTGCCAATATTCCACGAGTATTTATCGAGTATGGCGGTCCTGCTGTTACGAGAGTCCTATCGGTCGACTATCGCATCTCGGCTTCCCATCCATATCCGGTAGCAGCACCCTTCCCAACTGCGATTATCGATGGTCTAGCAGGATATGTCTACTTGACACGCAGGCTGGGATTCAAGCCACAGAACGTGATTATATGCGGTGATAGTGCTGGCGGAAACCTTGCTCTTGGGCTGGTACGATATTTACGCGACAGCCACGAACTTGGGCTTGGTATGCCCGGTGGTCTAATTTTGATCTCCCCTTGGGTTGATATAGTCGCGACCGATAGCCGTGCTCCCGGAAACCACGTAGCTAGGAACCAAAAGTCTGACTACATACAGCCTAGCACTAGCCATTATCCTTCAGGCGTATACGCCTATTTGTCTTACCTGGGGCGGTTGACAGCCGAGGACACTCGCAAAAATGTGTATCTTTCACCAGCTTCATTCGAGTTGGATCCTGCGGTGGTCCCGGGTATGTTTGCTAGGTTTCCTCGGACATACATAGTTGGCGGAGACGGGGAAATCTTTATGGATGCTCTCAGGCTGCTGCATCAGAGGATGATCTCTGATGTAGGAAAAGAACTAGTTGTGTACGATGAAGTTCCTGATGCGACGCATGATTTCTTGGCATTTCCGCTTTGGGAACCGGAACGGAGCAACGCTTTCAAGAGGCTAGCAGACTGGATACAGAAGCTTTGA
- a CDS encoding CsbD domain-containing protein has translation MQERKQRTASIDLNSILDTRVAVAQISLIKKPSQSKTSSVKAPSEIIENARDGVYRAVLNLSAKYLGLQKPNKTSGQYHSVKGTAVEAVGNLTGAQSWQQSGKEEHAAGEAELNAAKAKGYVEGTADRVEGKKDSIVGAVTGDKQQQAQGNLQHDKGQAQQEVNKH, from the exons ATGCAAGAAAGGAAGCAGAGGACAGCCTCCATTGATTTGAATAGCATTCTCGACACACGTGTCGCAGTGGCACAAATATCCTTGATAAAGAAACCTAGCCAAAGCAAGACAAGCTCGGTAAAAGCTCCATCAGAAATCATTGAGAATGCCCGAGACGGCGTCTACCGAGCCGTCCTAAATCTTAGCGCCAAGTACTTGGGGTTACAAAAA CCCAACAAGACTTCCGGTCAATACCACTCTGTCAAGGGTACTGCCGTCGAGGCCGTCGGTAACCTTACTGGTGCCCAGTCGTGGCAGCAGAGCGGCAAGGAGGAGCACGCCGCTG GCGAGGCTGAGCTCAATGCGGCCAAGGCCAAGGGCTACGTTGAGGGTACCGCGGATCGCGTAGAGGGCAAGAAGGACTCCATCGTCGGTGCTGTAACTGGTGACAAGCAACAGCAAGCTCAGGG TAACCTTCAACATGACAAGGGCCAGGCCCAACAGGAGGTTAACAAGCACTAA
- a CDS encoding CorA-like magnesium transporter protein, translating to MPKSNSDADENDSLTSDEEGPTRSMTTPHTHANGSTPRSPTETHTTRRTGRRRPTLAPSVQQPSRINPNDKPIDKFRTAVRLVTKMHRTQVALKDLGFGMGGQDHQGSSLPEMYGHLNSACKVHVWDYGPTKVNPRLFENKYELSTGSSGLSWDVLEALHHRYDLHPLSLDTVINGRQNARSKADYFPQHLFIHILSHTLTPDNAAKKTAPVTQESDPMDSPRQSKTYDPESAIGSVSYSRPPPTRATTLATIDEPYDDKPGLATRGLETEAEALASRKKEMNMKAIDALKHGTGRVEVDVRSVFMFLLRDGTLITIQRESGWEFGVPIYERLRLRDTLLRSSGDASLLLQSLIDLIVDEAVKITDKYHRRILKMERDILLKPKMNTVRDLHIASGDLTLHKRTMGPISQLVYGLRRYDSDRTKAVTVHNEDSPPPGFLSHQSKVYLADVHDHIEYIISSLDMFSSIAENLINYTFNLVSYETNQVMRGLTVATVIFFPLTFLTGYFGMNFETMDSVKKNSEIMFWEIAFPVMFVVVCAFLYPDVRRFMHFLKKRAATKQFDAKKLQQR from the exons ATGCCCAAGTCCAACTCGGATGCTGACGAGAACGACTCGTTGACCAGCGACGAGGAAGGACCCACTCGTTCCATGACGACCCCACACACTCATGCCAATGGTTCAACTCCTAGGTCACCGACAGAGACGCACACAACTAGACGAACAGGTCGTCGTAGGCCAACTTTGGCTCCTAGTGTACAACAGCCATCGAGGATAAACCCTAACGACAAGCCTATAGACAAGTTCCGAACGGCAGTTCGTCTG GTCACAAAGATGCATAGAACTCAAGTCGCTCTCAAGGATCTTGGCTTTGGAATGGGAGGTCAAGACCACCAAGGCAGTTCGCTCCCGGAGATGTATGGACACTTAAAT TCGGCATGTAAAGTTCATGTTTGGGATTATGGCCCAACCAAAGTAAATCCCCGATTATTCGAAAACAAATACGAATTATCCACTGGCTCGAG TGGGTTGTCCTGGGATGTATTAGAAGCACTCCACCACCGTTATGATCTGCATCCACTCTCGCTCGACACAGTCATCAACGGGCGCCAAAACGCTCGTTCGAAAGCAGACTACTTCCCGCAACATCTATTCATTCATATTCTGAG CCATACGCTTACGCCAGATAATGCGGCCAAAAAAACAGCACCTGTGACTCAAGAATCAGATCCAATGGACTCCCCCCGTCAGTCCAAGACGTATGACCCAGAAAGCGCGATTGGATCTGTTTCTTACAGTCGCCCACCACCCACACGTGCTACGACCTTGGCCACAATCGACGAACCTTACGATGATAAACCCGGTCTTGCTACTCGCGGCTTAGAAACCGAGGCCGAAGCTCTCGCATCTCGCAAAAAAgagatgaatatgaaggcgATTGATGCTCTCAAGCACGGTACGGGTCGAGTCGAGGTGGACGTGAGGAGTGTGTTTATGTTTTTACTTCGGGATG GAACTCTGATCACGATTCAGCGGGAATCAGGGTGGGAATTTGGGGTGCCCATCTATGAACGCTTGCGGTTGCGGGATACGCTACTTAGGTCCTCGGGAGATGCCTCTCTTTTACTCCAGAGCTTGATTGATTTGA TTGTCGATGAAGCCGTCAAGATTACGGACAAGTACCACCGCAGAATTCTCAAAATGGAACGTGACATTTTACTCAAACCGAAGATGAACACCGTACGCGATT TGCACATTGCATCTGGCGACTTGACATTGCACAAACGCACAATGGGACCTATTTCGCAGCTCGTGTATGGTCTTCGGCGATATGATTCAGATCGGACAAAG GCTGTGACTGTGCATAATGAAGACAGTCCTCCACCCGGATTCTTGTCGCATCAATCCAAGGTGTATCTCGCGGATGTACACGATCACATCGA ATACATCATCAGTTCGCTCGACATGTTCTCGTCAATCGCTGAGAACTTGATCAACTATACGTTCAAT CTTGTCAGCTATGAGACCAATCAGGTTATGCGTGGCTTGACAGTCGCAACGGTCATCTTCTTCCCGCTCACATTCCTGACTGGGTATTTCG GTATGAATTTTGAGACGATGGATTCGGTCAAGAAGAATTCCGAAATCAT GTTCTGGGAAATTGCATTCCCGGTCATGTTCGTAGTCGTGTGCGCGTTCTTATACCCAGACGTCCGGCGATTCATGCACTTCCTCAAGAAACGGGCCGCCACGAAACAGTTTGACGCGAAGAAATTGCAACAGAGATAA
- a CDS encoding ribosomal protein S18 has translation MFACLRISRAPLTHAYRAFSTAAPLRNANTTDEPAEAMRRLADLVQSAAEEQGKRSRPPSNPVGKTKANTAKPGAPPLSQCIHSMYTTNTRALPQFISPHEFTRENRITKPYTRRKEQTMGPSRAHAQSIDAFRKLSIDPLDEFKNPLLLKPFVTDMGKIHSRAKTGLTWRSQRRVGKAIRRARAMGFVPLWSSPEVYDGFTIVRSTLPDWTRTSR, from the exons ATGTTCGCCTGCCTCCGCATCTCGCGCGCGCCCCTAACGCATGCCTATCGTGCATTCTCGACTGCTGCTCCACTGCGCAATGCCAACACCACCGACGAGCCGGCCGAGGCTATGCGCAGACTCGCAGATCTTGTCCAGTCAGCCGCCGAAGAGCAAGGCAA ACGGAGCCGCCCTCCCAGCAACCCTGTTGGAAAAACCAAAGCTAATACAGCCAAACCAGGTGCACCACCTCTTTCCCAGTGTATCCACTCGATGTACACAACTAACACTCGTGCACTCCCCCAGTTTATAAGCCCCCACGAGTTCACCCGGGAGAACCGCATCACAAAGCCCTACACAAGGCGCAAAGAGCAAACAATGGGCCCCTCGCGAGCACACGCCCAGTCCATCGATGCTTTCCGCAAACTCTCCATCGACCCCTTGGACGAATTCAAGAATCCGCTGTTGCTCAAGCCCTTCGTCACCGACATGGGCAAGATCCACTCGAGGGCCAAGACCGGCTTGACATGGCGTTCTCAGCGGCGCGTTGGCAAGGCCATACGACGCGCCAGAGCCATGGGCTTCGTCCCGCTCTGGAGCTCGCCCGAAGTCTACGACGGGTTCACGATCGTAAGGTCGACGTTGCCCGACTGGACGCGTACTTCGCGATGA
- a CDS encoding protein kinase response regulator receiver domain-containing protein: MSAPPPPSRVFAPTPRDGRAPVLDDGASPLPVLPKALSAHSLAQWPSLPPTPSNTAASTPNPTANQISMPFIKRHIRRRLTNAKETCDKELSKVIHSITTYVEERLREPSEPDYESYLHDLNPGVLTNAMTDDDDDESDDDHEVDYRSRQVSTSSSPNSFRRPLGLPPRSIASTSSYGDASPSRKSSDPHTRQHMAPPLLPTGSNLPWLAVSRVADPILDLCLSNLRQTPARIPVRVLLFLRPHTMPRPSHLRPAPDQ; this comes from the exons ATGTCTGCTCCTCCTCCGCCGTCCCGCGT GTTCGCGCCCACTCCCCGCGATGGCCGTGCCCCAGTCTTGGACGATGGTGCCTCGCCGCTGCCGGTGCTCCCCAAGGCACTATCTGCACACTCTCTTGCTCAATGGCCATCACTGCCACCCACACCGAGCAACACGGCAGCATCCACCCCGAACCCAACAGCAAACCAGATATCCATGCCGTTTATCAAACGACATATTCGGCGCCGACTGACTAATGCAAAGGAAACATGCGACAAGGAGCTTTCCAAGGTCATCCATTCTATTACCACATATGTCGAGGAGCGATTACGAGAACCGTCCGAGCCCGACTATGAGTCCTATCTCCATGACCTCAACCCCGGCGTCCTCACCAACGCCATGaccgacgacgacgacgatgaaTCAGACGACGATCACGAGGTCGACTACCGTAGCCGCCAAG TCTCTACCTCGTCCAGCCCCAATTCCTTCCGTCGCCCGCTCGGTCTTCCTCCCCGATCTATCGCATCTACATCTTCCTACGGCGATGCCAGTCCATCTCGCAAATCGAGCGATCCCCATACCCGCCAGCATATGGCCCCACCCCTGCTCCCAACTGGCAGCAACCTCCCTTGGCTCGCCGTCTCTCGCGTAGCCGACCCCATCCTGGATCTCTGCCTATCAAATCTTCGTCAAACTCCCGCTCGAATTCCCGTTCGCGttctcctcttcctccggCCCCACACGATGCCCAGACCGTCTCATCTTCGCCCCGCACCGGACCAATAG
- a CDS encoding protein kinase response regulator receiver domain-containing protein, with the protein MTAIATDVVDMSIAQLTSQPKTCTEIVQKVQTIGRAWDEHPDWHGRGWYVQLLLAVAGLSRVVEWWEAEKQFWNFDDDDESEMEPMVFVMKPSSQPASANLSSARELPEVRSPLSRTSSSGTKNGTPLDTAGALSGEVTSEGLPENSTLLAPEVRPNSTEPEQTESAQIQAQTEAENAQETVQETETLRIRAEEAQIMTIVLELALDGEELLWTNRSWSEIIGSNPEDVIGTAITRLLAPEDADVFVKSTRQLREDDSHTIEVVFQMRVESSTPEPVYQQFEGKGMLMLDRFSGEPSHTMWVLKPVGEAEVDDVPELELTPAMTEVPQQRPLVTLRRASTDSRLGLLPRPFSHAPVLCRICECQIPDWFFEKHNETCHELHRLEAEIGEHNDTISDLRTTIRGLTTSLDRASPVTVPEYRGVSLVNPSPSPLLGMPAQQGMRPHGHATQLSNRLQRGSLRKQQHQTLQLLDDILQIAQEITIPALREDQHDIPIERQRLMSPPSERKIEIVQKWTKPHTDDPGLNRLGNDVYAVIRHKVDSVNRLTNTIRYAEKVRMEWEERVEMERAEMEPLEPLPEGEEPESGGEAEGEEGEETEEERTVEQVRESEDVSSTTSEYAFGRDAPSEPTPMASSPTPAESTEPETPSTEPASSTASNATATEPIPIATPAPRPPAMIVPQTLHHGMLITRSSTPSSVSSPLATAAPIVAASTPEHMSLNPSSELSPQTDGQTARKTRRMSTIQPIVASPVAGSKDGPLSPRLPYSTTVAPRPTPSTIKDFEIIKPISKGAFGSVFLAKKKTTGDYFAIKVLKKADMIAKNQITNVKAERMILMKQSESPFVYLNGGDCASLIKTLGALPEEWARAYIAEVTLGLEYLHAKGVVHRDLKPDNLLIDQHGHLKLTDFGLSRIGLLGRQTRESARHTHSISSDRPFRGDKPRNSPSSRPTSVDSPYLISPIISPEQGAPISYFSSHGLGGSSGTPGLGTPGLGPLMFPDDISESSGSESVSGWLPWRRPPRPADSPMQSFATDMTLDLRTTVPASGGGGTPPANEQQKFVGTPDYLAPETILGIGNDDTNVDWWALGVITYEFLYGFPPFHASTPQEVFDNIISRRIDWHEEEEDIEYSPEARAIMERLMTTEITHRLGYNGADEVKSHPWFTGIEWDKVTTTEAQFVPQVTDPESTDYFDARGALPQIFQDDEPQTTDTPEDQPVTPSGGAGPSIARPIPISKEGSISQPPDDEFGAFSYKNLPVLKQANDDVIRKMRTDQMAPMTYTLSDPTPQQQQQHNRRRSVSQKIKKPLNLESRVAQSGSTNPPSPSTSTSSIASSPSRGSIQPSTPASSMSGHVRRPSEFGAVERFKSSHLDSDGVRRNSMPSRLRTSSISSQDMNATLPQQPPEEQWTGEPRAISPVQSRPASVVPKMPPPAPPVPVPTQSAPQSDRGLVVLIAEDNPISSKVLETLLTRMGCRCVVVADGSEAISVAMGDIKFDCILMDYQMPSVDGEVAARLIKQTKNKNSNVPIVAVSAYNGYEGALSQGIFAAALPKPLSKTDLLNTMKALGFKTSHDGAKGKLSSTKPS; encoded by the exons ATGACCGCAATTGCTACAGACGTTGTCGACATGTCCATTGCCCAGCTCACATCTCAGCCAAAGACATGCACTGAAATCGTGCAAAAGGTCCAGACAATCGGTCGCGCCTGGGACGAGCATCCGGACTGGCATGGCCGAGGCTGGTATGTCCAACTCCTTCTCGCTGTTGCAGGTCTCAGTCGTGTCGTCGAATGGTGGGAGGCCGAGAAGCAATTTTGGAACTttgacgacgatgacgagaGCGAGATGGAGCCCATGGTCTTTGTCATGAAGCCCAGCTCTCAACCGGCGAGCGCTAACCTCAGTTCGGCGCGTGAACTGCCAGAGGTCAGGTCCCCGCTGTCCCGTACTTCAAGCTCGGGTACCAAGAACGGCACACCGCTCGACACGGCTGGCGCGCTTTCCGGAGAGGTCACGTCTGAAGGTCTTCCCGAGAATTCGACCCTATTGGCGCCCGAAGTTCGACCTAATTCGACCGAGCCTGAGCAAACAGAGTCTGCCCAAATTCAAGCCCAAACCGAGGCTGAGAACGCCCAGGAAACCGTTCAAGAAACCGAGACATTGCGTATTCGGGCTGAGGAAGCGCAGATCATGACGATCGTTTTGGAACTGGCCTTGGATGGAGAGGAGCTTCTTTGGACAAATCGCTCCTGGTCGGAAATCATTGG GTCCAACCCCGAAGACGTGATTGGCACTGCGATCACCCGATTACTTGCCCCCGAGGATGCGGATGTATTTGTCAAATCTACGCGTCAACTACGTGAAGATGACTCTCATACTATCGAGGTGGTGTTCCAAATGCGCGTCGAGTCCAGCACGCCCGAGCCCGTGTACCAGCAATTCGAGGGCAAGGGTATGCTTATGCTCGATCGCTTCTCGGGTGAACCAAGCCACACGATGTGGGTCCTCAAACCGGTTGGGGAAGCCGAAGTCGACGACGTCCCAGAACTCGAGCTTACGCCGGCAATGACCGAAGTTCCTCAACAGCGCCCACTCGTTACTCTCCGCCGCGCAAGCACGGACTCGCGTCTAGGCCTGCTCCCACGTCCGTTTTCGCATGCGCCCGTGCTCTGTCGGATATGCGAGTGCCAGATTCCGGATTGGTTCTTTGAAAAACACAACGAGACCTGCCATGAGTTGCATCGACTCGAGGCTGAGATCGGAGAGCACAATGACACGATTTCGGACTTGCGTACTACGATTCGGGGGTTGACGACGTCTTTGGACCGGGCATCGCCTGTTACGGTCCCAGAGTATCGCGGCGTATCGCTCGTGAATCCTTCGCCTTCGCCTCTACTTGGTATGCCTGCACAGCAAGGTATGAGACCGCACGGACATGCGACTCAGTTGTCGAATCGCTTGCAGCGCGGTTCGTTGAGGAAGCAACAGCACCAAACGCTCCAACTGCTCGACGATATTTTGCAAATTGCGCAAGAAATCACTATCCCTGCTTTACGTGAAGATCAACATGATATCCCGATTGAGCGCCAGAGATTAATGTCTCCCCCCTCGGAACGCAAGATTGAGATTGTGCAAAAGTGGACCAAGCCTCATACGGATGATCCAGGTTTGAACCGTCTCGGAAACGACGTGTATGCGGTGATTCGGCACAAGGTTGATAGCGTGAACCGGTTGACGAACACGATTCGGTATGCGGAAAAGGTGCGCATGGAGTGGGAGGAGCGGGTCGAGATGGAGAGAGCCGAGATGGAGCCGTTGGAGCCGTTGCCCGAGGGCGAGGAGCCAGAATCTGGGGGAGAGGCAGAGGGTGAAGAAGGTGAAGAGACGGAGGAAGAGAGAACGGTCGAGCAGGTGCGCGAGAGCGAGGATGTATCGAGTACGACGTCCGAGTATGCGTTTGGTCGGGATGCCCCGTCTGAGCCTACGCCCATGGCCTCATCTCCTACTCCAGCTGAGAGCACTGAGCCAGAGACTCCGTCGACTGAGCCTGCTTCCAGTACCGCTTCGAATGCAACTGCTACAGAGCCCATACCCATTGCTACTCCTGCGCCCCGTCCGCCTGCGATGATTGTACCGCAAACGCTTCACCATGGGATGCTTATCACCCGTTCTTCTACCCCTTCTTCAGTATCGTCCCCGCTCGCTACGGCCGCGCCGATTGTTGCGGCATCTACCCCGGAACATATGTCTTTGAATCCCTCGAGCGAATTGAGTCCCCAAACC GACGGGCAGACGGCCAGAAAGACCCGACGGATGTCCACCATTCAGCCAATTGTTGCCAGCCCTGTCGCCGGCTCCAAGGACGGCCCGCTCTCGCctcgtctgccttatagcacaACCGTCGCCCCCCGTCCCACCCCGTCGACGATCAAAGACTTTGAGATTATCAAACCCATCAGCAAGGGCGCGTTCGGTTCCGTCtttttggcaaagaagaaaacGACCGGAGACTACTTTGCGATCAAGGTTCTCAAAAAGGCGGATATGATTGCTAAGAATCAGATCACAAACGTCAAGGCCGAGCGCATGATTTTGATGAAACAGTCCGAGTCTCCGTTTGTG TATCTGAACGGCGGAGACTGTGCGTCGTTGATCAAGACTCTTGGTGCGCTCCCCGAGGAGTGGGCGAGGGCGTATATCGCCGAGGTGACGCTTGGGTTGGAGTATTTGCATGCCAAGGGCGTTGTGCATCG TGATTTGAAACCGGACAACCTACTGATTGACCAGCATGGACACCTCAAGCTGACTGACTTTGGACTGAGCCGAATCGGATTGCTTGGTCGCCAGACCCGGGAAAGCGCCCGCCATACTCACTCGATCTCTTCAGATAGACCTTTCAGAGGAGACAAACCGCGTAACAGTCCAAGCTCACGGCCAACATCTGTGGATTCGCCGTATCTGATTTCGCCGATTATTTCGCCCGAGCAGGGTGCGCCTATATCGTacttttcatcccatggACTAGGTGGCTCAAGTGGAACTCCAGGCCTTGGAACACCCGGACTTGGTCCGTTGATGTTCCCAGATGATATCAGCGAGTCGAGTGGCTCTGAAAGTGTGTCCGGTTGGCTGCCCTGGCGCCGCCCCCCGCGTCCTGCGGATAGTCCGATGCAATCGTTTGCAACTGATATGACGCTTGATTTGAGGACGACCGTGCCTGCAAGCGGAGGTGGAGGTACTCCCCCTGCCaatgagcagcaaaagtttGTTGGGACGCCGGATTATCTTGCGCCAGAAACCATTCTGGGCATCGGGAACGACGATACCAACGTTGATTGG TGGGCGCTGGGTGTCATTACGTACGAGTTCTTGTATGGGTTCCCACCGTTCCATGCATCAACGCCGCAAGAAGTCTTTGACAACATTATTTCTCGCCGAATTGATTGGcacgaagaagaggaagacatTGAATACTCGCCCGAGGCACGAGCCATTATGGAGCGTCTCATGACAACCGAGATTACTCACCGCCTGGGATATAATGGCGCGGACGAGGTCAAGTCGCATCCATGGTTCACGGGCATCGAGTGGGACAAGGTCACGACTACTGAAGCCCAGTTTGTGCCACAAGTGACGGACCCAGAGTCAACCGATTACTTTGACGCGCGTGGAGCGCTCCCGCAGATCTTCCAAGACGACGAGCCTCAAACTACTGACACTCCTGAAGACCAGCCTGTTACTCCTAGTGGGGGCGCTGGCCCGTCTATTGCCCGTCCGATCCCGATATCCAAGGAGGGATCCATTTCGCAGCCGCCCGACGACGAATTTGGAGCTTTCAGCTATAAGAATTTGCCCGTCCTCAAACAGGCCAACGACGATGTGATCCGGAAGATGCGAACAGACCAGATGGCACCGATGACATATACGCTGTCGGATCCGACAccgcaacagcagcagcaacacaATAGGCGCCGAAGTGTCTCGCAGAAGATCAAGAAACCTCTCAATTTAGAGTCTCGAGTTGCT CAGAGCGGTTCGACGAATCCTCCATCACCTTCCACGTCGACTTCGTCGATCGCGTCATCCCCATCTCGCGGAAGCATACAACCATCGACTCCGGCCAGCAGCATGAGTGGACATGTACGACGTCCGTCCGAGTTTGGAGCAGTGGAGCGCTTCAAGTCGAGCCACCTTGATAGTGACGGGGTCAGACGAAACTCGATGCCCAGCCGGTTAAGAACGTCGTCTATATCGAGCCAGGATATGAATGCGACATTGCCTCAGCAACCTCCCGAAGAACAATGGACAGGCGAGCCCAGAGCGATTTCTCCAGTCCAGTCCCGTCCAGCGAGCGTCGTGCCCAAAATGCCTCCTCCGGCTCCACCGGTTCCTGTTCCTACGCAGTCGGCACCGCAGTCGGATCGCGGCCTGGTGGTACTGATTGCAGAGGACAATCCGATCTCGAGCAAGGTTCTGGAGACACTCTTGACGCGTATGGGGTGCCGGTGTGTCGTTGTCGCTGACGGGTCAGAAGCCATCAGTGTAGCAATGGGCGATATCA AATTTGATTGCATACTTATGGACTATCAGATGCCCAGTGTGGATGGGGAGGTGGCCGCGCGGTTGATCAAACAgaccaagaacaagaacTCAAACGTGCCGATCGTAGCTGTAAGCGCTTACAATGGCTACGAGGGTGCGTTATCGCAAGGCATCTTTGCTGCGGCGTTGCCCAAACCGCTATCCAAGACCGACTTGTTGAACACTATGAAGGCTCTCGGGTTCAAGACTTCACACGATGGAGCCAAAGGAAAGCTGTCTTCCACCAAGCCTTCTTGA
- a CDS encoding alpha/beta hydrolase family protein, giving the protein MYAPSKTGQTRGRDHTKEVIAKDCLDARFIWVDPVPPNLIVGEVERLARACGARSVRIPAYGFGKWESERDLARDGEKVILNLHGGAYIAGTAHPEDPTANIPRGYLTYGISRVLSVDYRLSATNPYPVVAPFPTALLDALAGYIYLTRTLGFKPQNVIVSGDSAGGNLALALARYLRDSAELGLGIPGGLILISPWVDPTGTYTGTLTDNSPAVLNAKSDYIKLPDAKTDPNARYFYSLRALIGPMSVKDAGHSPYISPASLRLAENGLFSDFPPSYIISGDAEVLVEQIRLLHSRMKGDMPTGAVVYREVPDAVHDFVAFTVWEPERSEVLRETMNWVKAL; this is encoded by the exons ATGT ACGCGCCTTCAAAAACGGGTCAAACCCGCGGACGGGACCACACAAAAGAGGTCATTGCCAAGGATTGTCTGGACGCTCGCTTTATTTGGGTTGATCCTGTCCCTCCTAACCTGATTGTGGGGGAGGTCGAACGACTCGCACGAGCGTGCGGGGCCCGGTCCGTGCGTATTCCTGCCTATGGATTCGGAAAATGGGAGTCTGAACGAGATCTCGCACGAGATGGTGAAAAGGTTATTCTCAATCTTCATGGTGGGGCATACATA GCAGGAACCGCCCACCCAGAGGATCCGACGGCTAACATCCCGCGTGGATATCTCACTTATGGCATTTCGCGTGTGCTCTCAGTCGATTATCGTCTCTCTGCTACAAATCCATACCCAGTTGTTGCTCCTTTCCCGACAGCTCTTCTGGATGCACTGGCAGGGTACATCTACCTCACACGTACGCTCGGATTCAAGCCCCAGAATGTCATCGTCAGTGGAGATAGTGCTGGTGGAAATTTAGCCCTTGCGTTGGCAAGGTACTTACGGGACTCGGCTGAACTGGGACTTGGAATTCCCGGAGGATTGATATTGATATCTCCATGGGTCGATCCTACAGGAACGTACACCGGTACACTTACAGACAATTCTCCTGCCGTACTGAACGCCAAGTCCGATTATATCAAGCTCCCAGATGCGAAAACCGATCCCAATGCTCGGTATTTTTATTCCCTCCGCGCGCTTATCGGGCCTATGTCCGTGAAGGATGCAGGGCACAGCCCATACATTTCTCCAGCGTCATTACGTTTAGCAGAAAATGGGTTGTTCAGTGATTTCCCACCAAGCTATATAATCAGTGGAGACGCAGAAGTACTTGTGGAACAAATCCGGTTGCTCCACTCGCGGATGAAAGGGGATATGCCCACGGGCGCTGTGGTTTATCGTGAAGTTCCCGATGCGGTGCACGATTTCGTTGCTTTTACGGTTTGGGAGCCTGAGAGAAGTGAGGTGCTAAGAGAAACCATGAATTGGGTCAAAGCATTGTAG